Proteins from a single region of Flaviflexus salsibiostraticola:
- a CDS encoding UDP-glucose dehydrogenase family protein, with product MKISVIGCGYLGAVHAACMAELGHEVIGVDVDQEKVDLLAAGRAPFHEPDFDDLLARGVASGRLSFTTDFAQVADATVHFIGVGTPQRADGRGADMRYVESAVDSLLPHLADQAVVVGKSTVPVGTADSLEPLVTGAGGILIWNPEFLRESFAVQDTLRPDRLVYGLSKDSDRAEQALAVLDEVYADIIEAGTPRLIMDFPTAELVKVSANSFLAMKISFINAMAEICDATGADVTKLAEAIGLDDRIGRKFLRAGIGYGGGCLPKDTLAFQARTEELGLNSLDFLTDVNAINERRRQRVVDLAVDELGGDVTGRRIAILGAAFKPNTDDTRESPALDIARRLEKLGADVVITDPAAGPVLAARDSAAPIAADAHEAVKDSAITLLLTEWDEFKSLDPATLNPAQKIIIDGRNAIDPTTWKQAGWTYYGMGRS from the coding sequence ATGAAGATTTCTGTTATCGGCTGTGGCTATCTGGGCGCAGTCCATGCTGCCTGCATGGCCGAACTGGGCCACGAAGTCATCGGCGTCGACGTCGATCAGGAGAAGGTCGACCTGCTCGCCGCGGGCCGGGCGCCGTTCCACGAGCCCGACTTCGATGACCTGCTCGCGCGGGGCGTCGCCTCGGGCCGCCTGTCGTTCACGACCGACTTCGCTCAGGTCGCCGATGCGACCGTTCATTTCATCGGCGTCGGCACGCCCCAGAGGGCCGATGGCCGGGGCGCAGATATGCGCTACGTCGAATCCGCCGTCGACTCGCTCCTCCCCCACCTGGCCGACCAGGCTGTCGTCGTCGGCAAGTCCACCGTGCCGGTCGGCACGGCGGACAGCCTCGAGCCACTGGTCACCGGTGCCGGCGGCATCCTCATCTGGAACCCGGAGTTCCTGCGCGAGTCGTTCGCCGTCCAGGACACCCTGCGTCCGGACCGGCTCGTCTACGGCCTGTCGAAGGACTCCGACCGTGCCGAGCAGGCGCTGGCGGTGCTCGATGAGGTCTACGCCGACATCATCGAGGCCGGCACACCGCGCCTCATCATGGACTTCCCCACCGCCGAGCTGGTCAAGGTCTCGGCGAACTCCTTCCTCGCGATGAAGATCTCCTTCATCAACGCCATGGCCGAGATCTGTGACGCGACCGGAGCGGACGTGACGAAGCTGGCCGAGGCGATTGGCCTCGATGACCGGATCGGACGGAAGTTCCTCCGGGCCGGAATCGGCTACGGCGGCGGCTGCCTGCCGAAGGACACGCTCGCCTTCCAGGCCCGCACCGAGGAGCTCGGTCTCAATTCCCTCGACTTCCTCACCGACGTCAATGCGATCAATGAGCGCAGGCGCCAGCGTGTTGTTGACCTCGCGGTCGACGAACTCGGCGGGGACGTGACCGGCAGGCGCATTGCCATCCTCGGTGCCGCGTTCAAGCCGAACACCGACGACACCCGCGAATCGCCCGCCCTCGACATCGCCCGCCGCCTGGAGAAGCTCGGCGCCGACGTGGTCATCACCGACCCCGCGGCCGGCCCGGTCCTCGCCGCGCGCGACTCCGCGGCACCGATCGCGGCCGATGCCCACGAGGCGGTCAAGGATTCCGCGATCACGCTGCTGCTGACCGAGTGGGACGAGTTCAAGTCGCTCGACCCGGCCACGCTCAACCCGGCGCAGAAGATCATCATCGACGGCCGCAACGCCATCGATCCCACGACATGGAAGCAAGCAGGCTGGACCTACTACGGCATGGGCCGCTCCTAG
- a CDS encoding DegT/DnrJ/EryC1/StrS family aminotransferase, whose amino-acid sequence MAKSMIPAAKPIVGDEERAAVDAVLASGMLAQGAEVASFEEEFSAELTPGATSIAVNSGTSALHLGLLAAGIGPGDEVIVPSFTFAATGNSVAITGATPVFADIELDTFCLDPDSVRASVTERTKAIMPVHLYGHPANMDELSKIADEHGLMIFEDAAQAHGASLHGKKVGTFGTFGAFSLYPTKNMTAGEGGMVTASDPEFVRQVQLLRNQGMLTQYQNEVVGLNNRMTNIHAAIGRVQLRKLAGWTASRQQNAAFLDANLEGVITPPVVDGAVHVYHQYTIRIDGSDGAERDRFATALREEYMVGCGVYYPIPNHRLPSLAPYAPGLELPVTETAAKEVLSLPVHPSLSQDDLERIVEAVNQTAKAGA is encoded by the coding sequence ATGGCAAAATCCATGATCCCCGCGGCCAAGCCGATCGTGGGCGATGAAGAGCGGGCGGCAGTTGACGCGGTCCTCGCCTCGGGCATGCTCGCCCAGGGCGCCGAAGTCGCCTCCTTCGAGGAGGAGTTCTCAGCCGAGCTGACCCCGGGTGCGACGTCGATCGCCGTGAACTCGGGAACCTCCGCTCTTCACCTTGGACTTCTCGCCGCCGGCATCGGCCCGGGTGACGAGGTCATCGTGCCGTCGTTCACGTTCGCCGCGACCGGCAACTCGGTCGCGATCACGGGTGCCACCCCGGTGTTCGCCGACATCGAGCTCGACACGTTCTGCCTGGACCCGGATTCGGTTCGCGCTTCGGTGACTGAGCGGACGAAGGCGATCATGCCCGTCCATCTCTACGGCCATCCCGCGAACATGGATGAGCTGTCGAAGATCGCGGATGAGCACGGGCTCATGATCTTCGAGGACGCCGCGCAGGCACACGGTGCATCGCTGCACGGTAAGAAGGTCGGCACGTTCGGCACGTTCGGTGCGTTCTCGCTGTACCCGACGAAGAACATGACAGCCGGCGAGGGCGGCATGGTGACGGCCTCAGATCCTGAGTTCGTGCGCCAGGTCCAGCTGCTCCGCAATCAGGGCATGCTCACCCAGTACCAGAACGAGGTTGTCGGCCTCAACAACAGGATGACGAACATCCACGCCGCCATCGGCCGCGTCCAGCTGCGCAAGCTCGCAGGATGGACGGCGAGCCGCCAGCAGAACGCTGCGTTCCTCGACGCGAACCTTGAGGGCGTCATCACCCCGCCAGTTGTCGATGGCGCCGTCCACGTCTACCACCAGTACACGATCAGGATCGACGGCTCGGACGGTGCGGAGCGGGATCGCTTCGCGACCGCGCTGCGCGAGGAGTACATGGTCGGCTGCGGGGTCTACTACCCGATCCCGAACCACCGCCTTCCCTCGCTCGCCCCGTACGCCCCGGGCCTTGAGCTTCCCGTGACGGAGACGGCGGCGAAGGAAGTCCTCTCCCTGCCGGTCCATCCCTCCCTGTCGCAGGACGATCTCGAGCGGATCGTCGAGGCAGTCAACCAGACCGCGAAGGCAGGTGCATGA
- a CDS encoding glycosyltransferase family 2 protein, which translates to MSMTEYPHLVRNTWLVVPLYNEATVIHDVIAHTLETFPNILCVDDGSSDGSASLAHAAGAEVAQHPINLGQGAALQTGFDWVLTYTDAKYVITFDADGQHRTSDALRMVERAEDEDLGFVLGSRFLSETHQAGTLKKFVLRTAARATKMRTGMDMTDAHNGLRVLRRDALEQIRLRQNRMAHASEIVHQLAATGLPWAEESVTIDYTDYSRSKGQSLLNGVNIVTEMLFG; encoded by the coding sequence ATGAGCATGACAGAGTACCCCCACCTCGTTCGCAATACGTGGCTGGTCGTGCCTCTGTACAACGAGGCGACGGTCATCCACGACGTCATCGCTCACACCCTCGAGACCTTCCCCAACATCCTCTGCGTCGATGACGGATCCTCGGATGGCTCAGCGTCACTCGCCCATGCGGCCGGTGCCGAGGTCGCCCAGCATCCGATCAATCTCGGTCAGGGCGCAGCCCTGCAGACCGGCTTCGACTGGGTCCTCACCTACACGGACGCGAAGTACGTCATCACCTTCGATGCCGATGGTCAGCATCGAACGAGTGACGCCCTGCGGATGGTCGAACGCGCCGAGGACGAGGATCTCGGCTTCGTGCTCGGCTCGCGGTTCCTCTCGGAAACCCACCAGGCCGGCACGCTGAAGAAGTTCGTCCTGCGGACAGCCGCGAGGGCGACGAAGATGCGGACGGGCATGGACATGACCGATGCGCACAATGGTCTGCGGGTGCTGCGCAGGGATGCTCTTGAGCAGATTCGGCTCAGGCAGAATCGGATGGCGCACGCCTCCGAGATCGTCCACCAGCTCGCCGCGACCGGACTGCCCTGGGCGGAGGAGTCCGTGACGATCGATTACACCGACTATTCTCGGTCGAAGGGACAGAGCCTCCTCAACGGAGTGAACATCGTGACCGAGATGCTGTTCGGCTAG
- a CDS encoding ATP-grasp fold amidoligase family protein, which translates to MALTFRGMTLQRIAFLEWRKMRRRMTERKNKVTRPNFGPSFYQSLQYRRAYWSELVARHGMEDELYPENSKLSCRAIAHAADVRMPALLDGPVSASELRPLDYGEQFVIKPDWGASSRGVMVLRKQKDGSFVELISGDRLDHDEIAAEAEQRVVTSRRGSVNRLIVEESVADGDTRPMEWKIFSFHGEVGLVQQMARGAGDTEMRLYRPDGTSAGRLRKDVVINQDLPEPGNLSELLDIARRVSLEINSGFVRVDLFERINGEIIFGELSLIPGGDLYFGRDWDRHLGQMWFDAEVRILEKGVPIIP; encoded by the coding sequence ATGGCTTTGACCTTTCGTGGCATGACGCTACAACGGATTGCCTTTCTCGAATGGCGCAAGATGCGCCGGAGAATGACAGAGCGAAAGAACAAAGTGACACGTCCGAACTTCGGACCCTCCTTTTATCAATCTCTTCAGTATCGCCGTGCCTATTGGTCGGAGCTGGTCGCCAGGCACGGAATGGAGGACGAGCTTTACCCGGAGAATTCCAAACTCAGCTGCCGGGCCATCGCGCATGCCGCCGACGTGCGAATGCCGGCTCTCCTCGACGGGCCCGTGTCAGCCAGTGAGCTTCGACCACTCGATTACGGCGAACAGTTCGTGATCAAACCCGACTGGGGAGCCTCGTCACGAGGCGTGATGGTGCTCAGAAAGCAGAAAGATGGGTCGTTCGTCGAACTCATCAGTGGTGATCGGCTCGACCATGACGAGATTGCGGCGGAAGCAGAACAGCGAGTTGTGACGAGCAGGCGTGGAAGCGTCAATCGTCTGATCGTCGAAGAATCCGTGGCGGATGGCGATACTCGACCAATGGAGTGGAAGATCTTCTCATTCCATGGAGAAGTCGGGCTGGTCCAGCAAATGGCGCGAGGGGCCGGCGATACCGAAATGAGGCTCTATCGACCGGACGGGACGAGCGCGGGCCGTCTGCGCAAGGACGTCGTCATCAACCAAGACCTGCCAGAACCAGGCAATCTGTCCGAGCTTTTGGATATCGCCCGGCGAGTGTCGCTCGAAATCAACTCGGGCTTCGTCAGGGTCGATCTCTTCGAGAGGATCAATGGAGAGATCATATTCGGAGAACTGAGCCTCATCCCTGGTGGCGATCTCTACTTCGGCAGAGACTGGGACCGTCACCTTGGACAGATGTGGTTCGACGCAGAGGTTCGAATCCTCGAGAAGGGGGTCCCAATCATTCCCTGA
- a CDS encoding DUF2304 domain-containing protein: MVIKIVLIVAVLVIAYFLIKSTSNTKNVALRRLLLVVFVLLALGSILFPDTTTTVAQWVGVGRGADLILYLLVIAFLSYAVVSYRRMNIFENRITDLARELAIARSHPQGSQFEAPGGSIPAPKSPDKNNGSGSIEAGNTAEES, from the coding sequence GTGGTAATCAAAATTGTCCTCATCGTGGCGGTGCTCGTCATCGCCTACTTCTTGATCAAGTCGACCAGCAACACGAAGAACGTTGCCCTGCGCAGGCTCCTCCTCGTTGTCTTCGTCCTCCTGGCACTCGGCTCGATCCTGTTCCCGGACACAACAACGACGGTCGCCCAGTGGGTCGGCGTCGGCCGCGGCGCCGACCTCATCCTCTACCTTCTCGTCATTGCCTTCCTCTCCTATGCGGTGGTGAGCTATCGGAGGATGAACATCTTCGAGAACCGCATCACCGACCTCGCACGGGAACTCGCGATCGCCCGCTCCCACCCTCAGGGCAGCCAGTTCGAGGCACCGGGCGGTTCGATTCCCGCTCCGAAGAGCCCCGACAAGAACAACGGCTCCGGCAGCATCGAGGCGGGCAACACGGCTGAGGAGAGCTGA
- a CDS encoding acyltransferase, whose amino-acid sequence MTIRIVDTADVSEEATIGEGSSVWHLAQIREHAVLGRNCIIGRGAYIGEGVEMGDNCKIQNYALVYEPARLADGVFIGPAAVLTNDLYPRAINPDGTQKSASDWDHVGVTLERGSSVGARAVCVAPVTIGEWATVAAGAVVTKDVPPHALVAGVPARRIGWVGFAGAKLEDIGDGRWRCPMTDDVFEECDSTIRKVDA is encoded by the coding sequence ATGACGATACGCATTGTCGATACTGCTGATGTTTCCGAAGAAGCCACAATCGGCGAAGGGTCGAGCGTGTGGCACCTGGCCCAGATTCGAGAACACGCCGTTCTCGGCAGGAACTGCATCATCGGTCGCGGCGCCTACATCGGCGAAGGCGTTGAGATGGGCGACAACTGCAAGATCCAGAACTATGCGCTTGTCTATGAGCCGGCCAGGCTCGCCGACGGCGTCTTCATCGGCCCCGCCGCAGTTCTGACGAATGACCTCTACCCCCGCGCGATCAATCCGGACGGCACCCAGAAGTCGGCCTCCGACTGGGACCATGTCGGCGTCACCCTCGAGAGGGGTTCCTCGGTGGGTGCCCGGGCCGTCTGTGTCGCACCCGTGACGATCGGGGAGTGGGCGACGGTGGCAGCAGGTGCGGTCGTGACGAAGGATGTTCCGCCCCACGCGCTGGTCGCGGGCGTACCTGCCCGCCGGATCGGCTGGGTCGGTTTCGCGGGAGCGAAGCTCGAGGACATCGGCGATGGGCGCTGGAGGTGCCCGATGACCGACGACGTTTTTGAAGAATGTGATTCGACAATTCGAAAGGTTGATGCCTGA
- a CDS encoding Gfo/Idh/MocA family protein, with protein sequence MMLRAGLIGIGSMGRHHARVIRETEGMELVAIADPGGDKFGVAKGLEVLPDVDALIAAGIDTAMVAVPTVYHEDVAIKLAEAGIHTMVEKPIAHDVEAGRRVAEAFDKPDLIGAVGYVERCNPAIMALREKLAEGILGEIYQIQTRRQGPFPARISDVGVVKDLATHDIDLTAYVAQSEYENVAAQTSHRSGREFEDMVLVTGRLKNGIIVNHVVNWLSPFKERLTLVTGERGALLADTLNNDLTFFENGTIRTQWDAVAQFRGVSEGAITRFAIEKREPLKVEQERFRDAVNGVGSEIVTMVEGVKTLEVIQAILDSSRTGQSVSLTS encoded by the coding sequence ATGATGCTGCGTGCAGGACTCATCGGCATCGGCTCCATGGGCCGCCACCACGCCCGGGTGATCCGCGAGACCGAGGGCATGGAGCTCGTCGCGATCGCTGATCCCGGCGGCGACAAGTTCGGTGTGGCCAAGGGCCTCGAGGTGCTCCCGGACGTTGACGCCCTCATCGCCGCCGGCATTGACACCGCCATGGTGGCCGTGCCGACCGTCTACCACGAGGACGTCGCGATCAAGCTGGCCGAGGCCGGCATCCATACGATGGTCGAGAAGCCGATCGCCCACGATGTCGAGGCGGGCAGGCGAGTGGCCGAGGCCTTCGACAAGCCCGATCTCATCGGCGCCGTCGGCTACGTCGAGCGCTGCAACCCCGCGATCATGGCGCTTCGCGAGAAGCTCGCCGAGGGCATCCTCGGTGAGATCTACCAGATCCAGACTAGGCGGCAGGGACCATTCCCGGCCCGGATCTCCGATGTCGGCGTGGTCAAGGACCTCGCGACCCACGACATCGACCTCACCGCGTACGTTGCCCAGTCCGAGTACGAGAATGTGGCCGCTCAGACCTCGCACCGCTCGGGTCGCGAGTTCGAGGACATGGTCCTTGTCACCGGGCGCCTGAAGAACGGCATCATCGTCAACCACGTCGTCAACTGGCTCTCGCCCTTCAAGGAGAGGCTCACCCTCGTCACCGGCGAGCGCGGCGCACTCCTCGCCGACACTCTCAACAACGATCTGACCTTCTTCGAGAACGGAACCATTCGGACGCAGTGGGATGCTGTGGCTCAGTTCCGTGGCGTCTCCGAGGGTGCGATCACCCGTTTCGCCATTGAGAAGCGCGAGCCTCTCAAGGTCGAGCAGGAGCGCTTCCGCGATGCCGTCAACGGCGTCGGGAGCGAGATCGTGACGATGGTTGAGGGCGTCAAGACCCTCGAGGTTATCCAGGCGATCCTGGACTCGTCCAGGACCGGTCAGTCGGTGAGCCTCACTTCGTGA
- a CDS encoding DUF6541 family protein: protein MTWADLALSVGALALMLMAPGYALARAFRVSVWPSLAVSPVLGLGLVAIVAHLFRPLGIAWSPVSWAAAAAIITLIGAGTAVLRGEVRRPAWRESAPGFALVVGTVVSAAIQGWTLLRALVVPNAVPVGWDGIYHLSGIRAVIETGNASISAMSRLYQDATVSYPSGFHALGALVPWLGADAAANAVIILSLCLILPLGIAGLALAAFPEHPTVALLAPITGAWLITLPAVLFGYRTALPAALGAALVPAFLCLVWVAVYPRIRWSLLIPLGIATLGLAYAQPATVVGAGLMALPAIVSAAIGPLASVARSRRWKTAFAIGVGAGLVASLIAAVLAHPRVQAVANYPRGTTGADDWERFTFVLTDESTLVGAGWEPWILPMLLIIGAVFALVQRSSRAVLGAWIVAATLTVGAMKVEWWGSVFTGFFYNDFPRILALVAGPMGVLSGAGVALIGLAIHRIVQRRLKAPALVSTAAGLLAVSLVVYWAWDATGQFRDEQKKAGLEYKYFTPNSGWMRTVVSSWDEIEFIRETSAALPDDAVIVGNPLSGTTFFYALGGVDAYPKAINTYRAGTAEHSLVRNFHDYLEDPAVCDAVRELGATHVYLKPVDYAEGINSDQGRPGFFDVPRDGLTPYAMYSDEVGLWTIDACD, encoded by the coding sequence ATGACGTGGGCTGACCTGGCGCTGAGTGTAGGCGCCCTCGCCCTCATGCTCATGGCGCCCGGCTATGCACTCGCCCGCGCCTTCCGAGTCTCCGTCTGGCCGTCTCTCGCGGTGAGCCCGGTCCTCGGCCTCGGCCTCGTTGCCATCGTCGCCCACCTCTTCCGGCCACTCGGCATCGCCTGGAGTCCCGTGAGCTGGGCCGCCGCGGCGGCCATCATCACCCTCATCGGGGCCGGAACGGCCGTGCTCCGAGGAGAGGTTCGACGCCCCGCCTGGCGGGAATCCGCACCGGGTTTCGCTCTAGTCGTTGGCACCGTCGTCTCGGCCGCGATCCAGGGGTGGACGCTGCTGCGGGCCCTCGTCGTTCCGAACGCCGTGCCGGTGGGCTGGGATGGCATCTACCACCTGTCCGGCATCCGCGCCGTCATCGAGACCGGGAATGCCTCGATCTCCGCGATGTCGCGGCTCTACCAGGACGCGACAGTGTCCTACCCCTCCGGCTTCCACGCGCTTGGCGCCCTCGTTCCGTGGCTCGGGGCCGACGCCGCCGCCAACGCCGTCATCATCCTCTCGCTCTGCCTCATCCTGCCGCTCGGGATCGCGGGCCTTGCGCTCGCGGCATTCCCCGAGCACCCGACTGTTGCCCTTCTCGCGCCGATCACCGGCGCCTGGCTCATCACCCTCCCGGCGGTCCTCTTCGGCTACCGGACGGCCCTGCCCGCCGCGCTCGGAGCAGCGCTCGTGCCTGCCTTCCTCTGTCTTGTCTGGGTGGCCGTCTACCCGAGGATCCGGTGGTCGCTCCTCATTCCGCTCGGCATCGCCACCCTCGGCCTCGCCTACGCCCAGCCCGCCACCGTTGTCGGTGCGGGCCTCATGGCCCTGCCGGCCATCGTCTCGGCCGCCATCGGGCCGCTCGCATCCGTCGCCCGCTCGAGGAGGTGGAAGACGGCCTTCGCTATCGGGGTCGGCGCGGGGCTTGTCGCCAGTCTCATCGCCGCCGTCCTCGCCCACCCCCGCGTCCAGGCAGTCGCGAACTACCCGAGAGGCACGACGGGAGCGGATGATTGGGAGCGGTTCACGTTCGTGCTCACCGACGAATCCACGCTCGTGGGTGCGGGATGGGAGCCGTGGATCCTTCCCATGCTCCTCATCATCGGCGCCGTGTTCGCCCTTGTGCAGCGGTCCTCCCGGGCCGTCCTCGGCGCGTGGATCGTCGCGGCGACCCTCACGGTGGGGGCGATGAAGGTCGAGTGGTGGGGGAGCGTGTTCACGGGCTTCTTCTACAACGACTTCCCCCGCATCCTCGCTCTCGTCGCCGGTCCCATGGGGGTTCTCTCGGGTGCCGGAGTCGCCCTCATCGGGCTCGCCATCCATCGCATCGTCCAGCGACGGCTCAAAGCACCCGCCCTCGTCAGCACCGCGGCGGGGCTGCTTGCTGTGTCGCTTGTTGTCTACTGGGCATGGGACGCCACCGGCCAGTTCCGGGACGAGCAGAAGAAGGCCGGGCTCGAATACAAGTACTTCACGCCCAACAGCGGGTGGATGCGGACGGTCGTCTCCTCGTGGGACGAGATCGAGTTCATCCGCGAGACCTCTGCGGCACTGCCCGATGATGCCGTCATCGTCGGCAACCCGCTCTCAGGCACGACTTTCTTCTATGCCTTGGGCGGTGTCGATGCCTACCCGAAGGCGATCAATACGTACCGCGCAGGCACCGCCGAGCACTCCCTCGTCCGTAACTTCCACGACTATCTCGAGGATCCGGCCGTGTGCGACGCGGTGCGAGAGCTCGGCGCCACCCATGTCTATCTCAAGCCGGTCGACTACGCGGAGGGGATCAACTCGGATCAGGGCAGGCCGGGTTTCTTCGATGTGCCACGCGATGGGCTCACGCCGTATGCGATGTACAGCGACGAGGTCGGGCTCTGGACAATCGACGCCTGCGACTGA